The Streptomyces sp. NBC_00569 genomic sequence CAAGCGGAGCGCGGACGGCCAGGTGACCGACACGATCTCGGTCGACCTCGCGCGCGTGGAGCCCGCGATCGAGAACGTGGTGCTCGCCGCGTCCGCGGACGGCGGCACGTTCGGGCAGGTCCCCGGGCTGTACATCAGAGTTCTCGACGCGGCGGACGGCGCCGAGATCGCGCGCTACGACAGCGCCGACGCGAGCGTCGAGACCGCCTTCGTCCTCGGCGAGCTCTACCGGCGCCAGGGCGCCTGGAAGTTCCGCGCCGTCGGCCAGGGGTACGGCACGGGTCTGGCGGGCCTCGCCGGCGACTACGGGATCACGGTCGACGAACCCCAGACCCCCGCGCCGACACCCGCACCCACGCCCGCAGTCACGCCCGCCCCCGCACCGCCGGTCGCGGCCCCCGTCACCGCGCCGCCGCCCCCGGCCGCACCCCCGCAGCAGCCCGTCCGCCTGACCAAGGTGACGCTCACCAAGGCGGCTCCTTCCGTCTCCCTGGCCAAGCAGGGCGGTACGTCGGGCTCGATGCGCGTGAACCTCAACTGGGAGGTGCGCAAGCAGTTCAAGGGGTGGGGCAGCAAGCTGGGCCGCGCCGTCGCGCAGCACGCGGACCTCGACCTGGACCTGTGCGCCCTCTACGAACTCACCGACGGCCGCAAGGGTGTCGTCCAGGCGCTGGGCAACGCCTTCGGCGCCCTCGACCGCCCGCCGTACATCCACCTCGACGGCGACGACCGCACAGGTGCCGTCTCCAGCGGCGAGAACCTGACGATCAACCTCGACCACAAGGCCGAGCTGCGGCGCGTCCTCATCTTCGTCACCATCTACGAAGGCGCCCGCAGCTTCGCCGACCTGCACGCGACCGTCACGCTCCAGCCCCAGTTCGGCGCGGCCGTCGACTTCTCCCTGGACGAGTGCACGGTCCCGTCGACGGTGTGCGCCCTCGCGCTGATCACCAACACGGGCAGTGACCTGACCGTGCAGCGCGAGGCCCGCTACCTCGTGCCTGAGCGCGGTGTGAGCCCGCAGCGCACCCTCGACCACGCCTACGGGTGGGGCATGAACTGGACGCCCGGCAGAAAGTAGCCGCCCCGGTCGCCTACTGCCGCTCCGGCGCGGGGTCCGGCCTGGAATACGTACGCCCCTTCCAGGCCGCACCCCGCCCCCTGTAGTGCTGCACGGCGGAGTCGACCGTCATGAGGAGATACAGGAACGCGGTGCCCGGCAACAGCGGCGCCGGCCACAGCGGCTGCGCGTAGTAACGCAGCATCGGGACGTACGTCGCCGTCATCAGCAGCCAGGCGAGCCCGCCGAGCAGCGCGGCGAGCCCATGGCCCGTGGCGAGTCCGGCGACGAGCGCGACCGGCGGCGCCAGATAGACGAGCGCGAGCCCGGCCACGGTCCCGGCGAGGAGCAGCGGGTTGTGCCGCAGCTGCGCGTAGGCGCTGCGCGACACCATCCGCCACAGGTCGCCGAGCCTCGGGTAGGGGCGCACGCTGTCGACGCGATCGGCGAGGCCCAGCCAGATGTGCCCTCCGGAGCCTTTCACCGCCCGGGCGAGCGCGACGTCGTCGATGACGGCGTGCCGGATCGAGTCGGGGATCGCGGCACGGTCGGCAGCTTCGGCGCTCAGCAGCACGCAGCCGCCGGCCGCGGCCGCCGTGCGCGAGCCCTTCGTCGAGATCCAGCGGAACGGGTACAGCTGGGCGAAGAAGTACACGAAGGCCGGGACGACGAGCCGCTCCCACACGCTCTCCACGCGCAGCCGCGCCATCAGCGAGACGAGGTCGAACCCGCCTGTACGCGCCGCGGCCACCAGCTCCCTCAGGCTGTCGGGCTCATGCGCGATGTCGGCGTCGGTGAGAAGCAGGAACTCGGGGTCACGCGCGCGTGCCAGGCCGATGCCGTGCCGCACCGCCCACAGCTTGCCGGTCCAGCCCGCCGGCGGCTCGCCCGGCGAGTCGACCGTGAGCGGCAGCCCGCCGTGGCGCCGGGCCAGCTCCCGGGCCAGCGTTCCGGTGCCGTCCGTGCTGCCGTCGTCGATCAGGAAGATCTCGGCGCGCCCCGGATAGTCCTGCGCCAGCAGCGAGGGCAGGCTCTTCGGAAGCACGGCCGCCTCGTCCCGCGCGGGGACGACGACACACACCGAGGGCCACTCCGAAGGGTCCGTGCGCGGGGGCAGGCGCAGATCCGTGCGCCAGAAGAAGCCCTGCCCGACCAGCAGCCACACCCACGCGGCCAGTGATGCTGCGGTGACCCACACAACGGCGTCCATCCGCCGCAGTCTGCCCCACCGCACCCTTGGTGTGAGGGCCATCGTCTATGGTTTCCGGGTGAAGATCGCGCTGATGGACTCGGGAATCGGACTCATCGCGGCCGCCGCCGCGGTACGGCGCCTGCGGCCCGACGCCGACCTCGTCCTGTCCTCCGACCCCGACGGAATGCCCTGGGGGCCGCGCAGCGTGCAGGACGTCACCGAGCGGGCCCTGGCCGTGGCCGAGGCCGCCGCGGAGCACCGCCCCGAGGCGCTGATCGTGGCGTGCAACACCGCCTCGGTCCATGCCCTGCCGGCCCTGCGGGCCCGCCTCGAACCCGGCATCCCGGTCATCGGTACGGTCCCCGCGATCAAGCCGGCCGCCGCCGGCGCCGGACCCGTCGCCATCTGGGCCACTCCCGCCACCACCGGAAGCCCCTACCAGCGGGGACTGATCCGGGACTTCGCGGACGGGGTCGAGGTCACCGAGGTGCCCTGCCCGGGCCTCGCCGACGCCGTGCAGCACGCGGACGAGGACGCCATCGACAGGACGATCGCGGCCGCCGCCGCGCTCACCCCGACCGGTGTAAGGGCCGTAGTCCTGGGCTGCACCCATTACGAACTCGTGGCGGAACGCATCCGCGCCGCCGTCCAGCAGCCCGGCGTGCCGCCGCTCGTCCTGCACGGCAGCGCCGGGGCCGTCGCCGCGCAGACACTGCGCAGGATCGGCGCCGGGCCCGACGCCGAGAGCGGTGCGCAGGGCTCCCTCACCGTCATCCTCAGCGGCCGCACCTCCGCGCTGCCGCCCGCCGCACTCGCGTACGCGGAGGGCCGGCTGCTCCAGGCTGCCGTCAGCCACGCACAGTGACGGCGGAGCCCGGATTCCGGGCACGGCCCAGGCGCCCCGGGGCCTTGCGCAATCACTCTCCGATGCACAGTGCCTTCGCTGCGGAACATGAGTAGTCTCAATTCCATGAGGGACCACTCCGGTAGTGAGGGGCGCGCGTCCGTCGCCCCCGAGATCTGGACAGGCCGTGCACGCAATCGCGTGCAGTGGCTGGCAGCGCTGGGCGGCGCCGCGTGTGTGGCGCTCGGCATCGAGCTCGCCGTGGCCTCCCAGTGGACCTCCGGTATCGCCGCGCTGGTGATGTCGGTGGTCGGCTGCATCGCCGCGGGTCTTCTGATCCTGTTCGGGACCCTTGCCTTCGTCCATGTGGCAGTGACGGTCGACAAGGACTCCCTGGAAGTGCGGTGCGGCCACATAGGAGTGCCACGCCGCCGCATCCTGCTCGCCCATGTGGTGGGAGCCGAGTTCGAACCCCGTGTCACGCCCCGCCAGTGGGGCGGCTGGGGATACCGCTGGCGCCCCGAGCAGGGCACGGCCGTCATCGTCCGGCGCGGCGAGGGTGTCGTGGTGATCCTGGGCGACGGCAGGAAGTTCACGGTGACCGTGGACAACGCCGAGTCCGCGGTGCGCGCCATCCACGCCCGGCTCAAGCCGACCTCTGTCGGCCCCGCCGCCTGACGGCACCCGCACACTCACACACGGCCGCCCCGGACACGTACCGGGGCGGCCGTAGTGCTGTCCGAGGGCTCGTCGCCCCAGGGTCTCGCCGTCGCCACCCCCGCGAGCAGGCCCGCGCCCGCGGTGACGGTGGTGAAGCTCAGGGCGTTGCCGAGCGTCGCCAGGCCGGCGAGAGCGGTCAGCGCCGCGCCCGCCGTCAGGACCACAGGCGTGGACCGCTCCGACCGCCACAGGACGTACAGGAGCCAGCAGAAGACTGCGGCCAGCAGGCAGACGCCGACGAGTCCCTGCTCGGCGGCCTGCTGGAGCGGGGCGGAGTGCGGCTTGCCGTCGGGCAGCAGTGTCTCGCCGACCGTGGGGCTGAGCTCCCCGAAGCGGCCGGGGCCCATGCCGAGGCCCGGATCGGACTCGGCCTGGCGCAGTGCGTCCTGCCACAGAAGGATCCGGTGCTGCGAGAGCTGCCCCTCCAGGGAAGCGGAGAGCCCCGAGGGCAGTGCGCCCTTCAACAGGGCCAGGCAGAGTCCGGTCACCAGGCCCGTCATGACGCCGAGACCGGCGAGGCCGAGACCCCTGTGGTGCCGCATCCGCACCGAGGCGAGGGAGCACAGCAGCACTCCCGCGCACGCGGTGACCCCGGCGACCGACCCGACGACGGCGGCGGCCGCGACCGTGCCGCCCGCCAGCAGGAACAGGGCCGCGCGCACGGGCGGCCGCCGCGCCGCCCAGGCCGCACAGCACGCCGCCCCGGTGGACAGCGCCAGCAGCGCGGCCGTCGCGCCGGTGCGGCCGAGGGGAGAGCCGGTGTCGGGCGCGGGCACCGCGTGGGGGGACGTGAGCGCGAGCCCGAGTCCCGCGACGGCCGCCGCGCAGGGCGCTGCCATGGGCAGCAGCGCGCCGGAGATCCGGCCGCACGCATAGCCCGCCGCCACGGCGAGCACCGCCAGGAGCACGCCCTCGGGCCTGCCCGCGCGGGCGGTCGCGGTGATCAGCGACCAGGCGGCGCACGCCCCCAGCGCGAAGACGCCCGCTGCGTCGGCGACATTGCGCCGCTCGTACTCCGCCGACGGACCGGCCGCCGACGACATCCCCGTGGTCCCCACCACCCCGTCGCCCCCCGACTGTGACGGGCCCCGAGCGTCATGGCCGGATACGGCCGTCCCTCGGGGACTCGGGCACACCGTAACGGCTGATGCGCCGGTTTGTGCACGGGTTGCGCAGGAACGATGCTGCACGGGGTGGTCCGCGCGGCCGGCGTGACCCCCGCAGACCGCCGTGTCGCCCGGCAGACGACCCGCCGTACACTCCCCGAGTGACCGCCACCGCAACCTCCGTAGACGAGCCGGAACAGCTCGATCCGCAGTCGGCGCCCGCCTCGCGCTGGGCCCGCCTGCCCCGACGGATCGCTCCGGCCGCCGCCGCGGTGCTCTCCGGAGTGCTGCTGTACGTCGGCTTCCCACCCCGTGAGCTGTGGTGGCTCGCGCCCCTGGCCCTCGCGCTCTTCGGAGCGTCCGTTCACGGGCGGCGGATGCGCGCGGGTCTCGGCCTCGGCTTCCTCATGAGCCTCGGCTTCCTCGTGCCGCTCCTGTCGTGGACCGGCGTCGATGTCGGGCCGCTGCCGTGGCTGGCCCTCGCCCTCGCGGAATCACTCGTCATGGCCCTGGCCGGACTCGGCATCGCCTGTGTCTCACGGCTGCCCCTGTGGCCGCTGTGGGCCGCGGGTGTGTGGATCGCGGACGAGGCGCTGCGGGCCCGCTTCCCGTTCGGGGGCTTCCCCTGGGGCAAGGTCGCGTTCGGTCAGCCCAGTGGCTTGTTCCTGCCCCTCGCCTCACTGGGCGGCACCCCGCTCCTGGGCTTCGCGGTCGCCCTGTGCGGCTTCGGCCTCGCCGCTCTCGCGCTGCGCCTCAAGGACGTACGCGGTGTACGCGACAGGGGCCTGGCCGTCGCCGCCGCGTTCACCCTCGCGCCCGTCATCGGGGGAGCCGTCGCGGCGCCCCTCGTCTCCACCGCGGCAGAGGAGGGCACCGCACGCGTGGCCGTCATCCAAGGCAACGTGCCGCGTATGGGCCTCGACTTCAACTCCCAGCGCCGGGCCGTGCTCGACTACCACGTACGGGAGACGATGAAGCTCGCCACGAAGATCGAGGCGGGCCAGGTCAAGAAGCCCGACCTCGTGCTGTGGCCCGAGAACTCCTCCGACATCGACCCCTACGTCAACGCCGACGCGTACGCAGAGATCGACAAGGCGGCCAGGGCCGTCGGCGCACCCATCTCTGTCGGCGCGGTCGTCACCGCCAAGGACGGCACGCCCCGTAACCGGCAGATCCTCTGGGACCCGAAGACCGGACCCGGCGCCGTCTACGACAAGCGGCAGCTCCAGCCGTTCGGCGAGTACATGCCCTACCGGAGCTTCTTCCGCATCTTCAGCAAGGACGTCGACCGCGCGGGCAACTTCGTGGCCGGCGAGAAGCCGGTCGTCTTCGACATGGCGGGCACCAGGGTCGGGCCGGTGACCTGCTACGAGGCCGCGTTCGACTCCGTCGTGCGCGACCAGGTGGAGGCGGGCGCGCAGATCCTCTCCGTGCCCAGCAACAACGCCACCTTCGACCGCAGCCAGATGACCTACCAGCAGCTCGCGATGGACCGGGTGCGCGCCGTCGAGCACGGCCGCGCGGTGATGGTGCCGGTGACGAGCGGCGTCAGCGCGATCATCAGGCCCGACGGATCGGTGGCCCAGCGCACCGGCATGTTCGTCGCCGACACCCTGGTCGCCGACGTGCCCAAGCGGACCTCGCTGACCCTCGCCACCCGCCTGGGCGGATGGCCGGAGCTGCTGCTCGTGGCCATCGGCGTGGGCGGTCTCGGCTGGGCCGCGATGCGCTCACGGCGGAGCGGGTCCGCCGCCGGATAGGGTCGCAGACATGGCTACCCCAGAGTTCATCCGCAAGATCCGGGCCGACGTCGGCCACCAGCTCCTGGTGCTGCCCGGCGTCAGCGCCGTCGTCTTCGACGACGACGGCAGGGTCCTTCTCGGGCGCCGCGCCGACACCGGAAGGTGGGCGGTCCTCGCCGGAATCCCGGAGCCGGGGGAGCAGCCCGCCGAGGCCGCCGTCCGCGAGGTGTACGAGGAGACGGGCGTCGAGTGCGTGGCCGAGCGGGTCGTCCTGGTGAAGACCCTCAAGCCGGTGACGTACCCGAACGGCGACCGGTGCCAGTTCACGGACATCTCCTTCCGGTGCCGGGCGACCGGCGGCGAGGCCCGGGTCAACGACGACGAGTCCCTCGAGGTGGGCTGGTTCGACAGGGACTCGCTGCCGCCGCTGGGTGACTTCTGCCTGCTCCGGATCAAGCAGGCGGCCTCCGACGGGCCGACATGGTTCGAGACCATGTCCGAGCGCTGAAGTATGGGTGCTGACCACATCGGGCGGGGCGCGAGCGCTGCCTAGGGTGCGGAGCATGACCGCGCCCAACGCACCCCTGACCGCGCCGCTCGATCTCAGCGGCCGCATCGCACTCGTCACCGGCGCCGCAGGCGGCATCGGCCGCGCCTGTGCGCTGCGGCTCGCCGCGGCCGGGGCCGAGGTGAGAGCGGTCGACCGGGACCGGGAGGGCCTTGACGCGCTGGCCGGGCAGGTCGGCGCCACCCCCGGCAGTATCGAGCCGCGTGTCCTCGACCTCACCGACCTGGACGCGGCCGAGGAGTGCGCCGCGGGCGCCGACATCCTGGTCAACAACGCGGGCATCCAACTGGTGCGCCCCATCGAGGAGTTCCCGCCCGACGTCTTCCACACCGTCCTGACGGTGATGCTGGAGGCACCCTTCCGCCTGATCCGCGGCGCCCTGCCGCACATGTACGAGCAGGGCTGGGGACGCATCGTGAACCTCTCCTCGGTCCACGGCCTGCGCGCGTCCGCGTTCAAGTCCGCGTACGTCGCCGCCAAACACGGCCTCGAAGGGCTCTCCAAGACCACCGCGCTCGAAGGCGCTCCGCACGGCGTCACCTCGAACTGCGTGAACCCCGCCTACGTCCGCACACCGCTGGTCGAGAAACAGATCGCCGACCAGGCCGCCGCCCACGGCATCCCCGAGGAGCGGGTCCTCGCCGAGGTCATGCTCCAGGACAGCGCGCTCAAGCGGCTCATCGAACCCGACGAGGTCGCCGAGGCGGTCGCGTACCTGTGCAGCCCGCGGGCCTCCTTCATCACCGGGACGTCGCTCGTCCTGGACGGCGGCTGGACCGCACACTGACCACCCTCGCGGGTGGCGGCGCTTGTCTGATCCACTGAGTTGTCCACAGGGCTGGCGGGGCCGGCCGTACGACGGGTAATCCTGTTGAGCATGTCGCACGATCCAGCACAGTCCCCGTCGGGCCCCGCAGGCTCTGAACGCCCCGCATCGAGTGCCGAGGCGCCGTTCCTCGAGCTCCTCGCCCGGGGCGCGTCCGCCGACGCCTACGAACAGCCCGTGCTGGTCGCCCGCGCCGAGGGCGAGCCACCGGGGCGGATCGACGCCCTCGAACGCGCCAAGGGGCTCGCTCTGCGCGTCCGTGCCGACCTCGAAGGCAGGCGTCGCCGCGAGGCGGAGCTGTCCGCGCTCTTCGAGACCGCGCACGATCTCGCGGGCCTGCGTGACCTGGGCGCCGTCCTCCAGGCCATCGTGCAGCGCGCCCGCTCCCTCCTCGGCACGGACGTCGCCTATCTGACGCTGAACGACCCGGCCAGGGGCGACACCTATATGCGTGTCACCGAGGGCTCCGTCGCCGCGCGCTTCCAGCAGCTCAGGCTCGGCATGGGCGAGGGCCTCGGCGGACTCGTCGCCCAGACCGCCCGGCCCTACGTCACCGCGGACTACGCCCAGGACGTCCGCTTCAAGCACACGCGCACCATCGACACCGGTGTCCATGACGAGGGTCTCGTCGCGATCCTGGGCGTGCCCCTGATGCTCGGCCCCCATGTCATCGGCGTACTGTTCGCCGCGGACCGGCGCGCACGGGTCTTCGAGCGGGAGCAGATCGCGCTGCTCGGCTCGTTCGCGGCACTCGCCGCGGCCGCCATCGACACCGCGAACCTCCTCTCCGAGACCCGGGAGGCGCTCGGCGAGCTGGAGCGCGCCAACGAGATCATCCGGGACCGCGGCGACGTCATCGAGCGCGCGTCCGACGTCCACGACCGCCTCGCCGAACTCGTCCTGCGGGGCGGCGGCGTCCACGACGTGGCGGCCGCGGTGTCCCAAGTCCTCGACGGGACAGTGGAGTTCGCCGACGCGGTCACCGCCCCCGACAAACCCCTCGACGCCTCGCGCGCCGACGGGCACGCCGTGCGCGACGGGGACGACTGGGTCGCCGCCGTCGCCGCGGGCGGCGAACTCCTCGGCGCGCTCGTGCTGCGCGGCCACCCGGGCCTCGACCCCGTCGACCAGCGCACCCTGGAGCGCGCCGCCATGGTCACCTCGCTCCTGCTGCTCGCCCGGCGCTCCGCCTCCGAGGCCGAACAGCGCGTACGGGGCGAGCTGCTGGACGATCTGCTCGACGCGCGGGACCGGGACCCGCGACTGCTGCGGGAGCGCGCCGCGCGACTGCACGCCGACCTGGACGCCACGCATGTGGTGCTGGCCGCGCGCCTGGAGACCCCGGGCGCCGACGCCGAACACGAGGCCGCCGCACGGCGCCGCCTGTGGTCCGCCGCGTCCCACCTCGCCGCCACGCGGCACGGGCTCGCAGCCGCGCGCGACGGGGGAACGGTCCTGCTGCTTCCCCTGAGCGCCGCCGACCGGGCCTCCGACCTGGCCCGCCGCACCGCCAGGCACCTCTCCTCCGCGGTGCACGAGCAGGTGACGGTCGGCGCGTCGGCCCCCGTGGAGGACCTGGCCAACCGCACCGACACCGTCGCCGCGGCCTACGCGGAGGGGCAGCGCTGCCTGGACGCCCTGCGCCTGCTCGGCAGAGCGGGGGAGGGCGCGGCCGCGGAGGACTTCGGCTTCCTCGGCCTGCTCCTCGCGGAGAGCCGGGACATCTCCGGGTTCGTCGAACGAACCATGGGCGAGGTCGTGTCCTACGACCGGCGCCGGGGGACCGATCTCGTGCGCACGCTCGACGCGTACTTCGCCTCCGGCATGAGCCCGGCCCGTACCAAGGACGCGCTGCACGTGCACGTGAACACGGTGGCGCAACGTCTGGAACGAATAGGGCGCCTGCTCGGCCCGGACTGGCAGTCGCCCGCTCGCGCCCTGGAGATCCAACTCGCGCTGCGGTTGCACCGGTTGGCCGGGGCCATATCGGGCTGACGGTCGGGTAGCGGGTCTCGCTGTGAGGTCCTCGGTGCCTGGTGTGACGGCAAGGCCCCCGTACGCGAGGTGGGTACGGGGGCCGGGGGAGCGGTGCCGGGTCAGACGGTGCGGGCGTCCGCCGTTCGGGCCGCGGCCGACTTCTCGTCGGCGGCGCCGTCCTCCTCGATCTGGGCCAGGTCGCGATGCCTGGTCTCTTTCGCGACGCCCACCGCGATCAGCGTCAGGACGGCGGCGGCGATCACGTACAGGGCGATCGGGGTGGAGCTGCCGTAGTCCGCGAGGAGCGCAGTGGCGATGAGCGGCGCGGGCGCTCCGGCGGCGACCGAGGCGAACTGTGCGCCGATGGAGGCGCCCGAGTAGCGCATCCGCGTCGCGAACATCTCGGAGAAGAAGGCCGCCTGCGGTGCGTACATCGCCCCGTGCAGAACGAGGCCCACGGTCACGGCGAGGATCAGGTTCCCGAAGCCCCCGGTGTCGATGAGCGAGAAGAACGGGAACATCCACAGGCCCACGCCCGCCGCCCCGAGCAGATAGACGGGCCTGCGCCCGACCCGGTCGGAGAGCGCGCCCCAGGCCGGGATGACCGCGAAGTGCACGGCGGACGCGATGAGCACGGCGTTCAGCGCGGTCTGCTTGGAGACGCCGGCCGACGTGGTGGCGTACACGAGGATGAAGGCGGTGATGACGTAGTAGCTGATGTTCTCGGCCATGCGGGCGCCGATGGCGACGAGGACGTCGCGCCAGTGGTGGCGCAGCACGGCGACGAGCGGTGTCTTCTCGCTCGCGTCGCCCTGTGCGGCCTTGCGTGCCTCGGCCCGGGCCAGCGCTTCCTTGAAGACAGGTGACTCATCGACAGACAGGCGTATCCACAGTCCGACCATGACGAGGACGCCGGACAGCAGGAACGGGACGCGCCAGCCCCATGAGGTGAACGCGGAGTCGGAGATGAGCGCGGTCAGCAAGGAGAGCACGCCGGTGGCGAGCAGTTGTCCCGCGGGCGCTCCGGTCTGCGGCCAGGAGGCCCAGAAACCGCGTCGCTTGGCGTCCCCGTGCTCGGATACGAGGAGCACGGCGCCGCCCCACTCACCGCCGAGCGCGAAGCCCTGGATCAGGCGCAGGACGGTGAGCAGCACGGGAGCGGCCACGCCGACCGTGGCGTAGGTCGGCAGGAGGCCGATCGCGAAGGTCGCCGCGCCCATCATGAGCAGGCTCAGGACCAGCAGCTTCTTGCGGCCGAGCCGGTCGCCGTAGTGCCCGAAGACGAGCGCGCCGAGCGGCCGTGCGGCGAATCCGACAGCGTACGTCAGGAACGAGAGGAGCGTGCCGACGAGCGGGTCGCTGTTGGGGAAGAAGAGCTTGTTGAAGACCAGTGCGGCGGCGGAGCCGTAGAGGAAGAAGTCGTACCACTCGATCGTGGTGCCGATGAGGCTCGCGGCGACGATCCGCCGGAGGCTCGCGGGCGGTGGGGGAGCGGTTGCTGCGGAGGCCATGTGGACCACTTCCAGGCGTTGGGCGGGGACGGGTACGTGTCGGCACAAGGTAGAAAGACGCAGGTCAACGGCACATGTGGTGGGGCACCATAGTTTTGGACGGTGCTATGCGGGGAGCCACCATGAGGAGGCGGTGAGCAGCGTCAAGTTCCGTGCGCGTCGGCGTGTCGCGGCAGCGCGCCGCCGATGAGCCTCCCTCGTCACTGGGCCAGGTGGATCAGACTGATCGTCAGCGACGAGGGCGTGGGGATCGGACCCGTCGTCAGGGATGAGGACCGGCGCATCGGACCCGCCGTCAGGGATCGGGGCGGGCGTGGTTCGGACGCCTCGTCAGCGATGAGGGACGCCCGGATCGGACTGGGCGTCAGCGATGAGGGGCGGGGGATCGGACCCGTCGTCAGCGATCGGGGTGCGCCGGGCCGCTGGTTCGGATGGGTCGGGTGCGCGCAGTCGTGTCGGGGCCGATCGGGTTGTGCTCGAAGCGATCCACGAGCGTGAAGTCAGGGAACTTCTGTGGCGAAATGCCTGGTCAGGATCTGTGACTTGCCGCCGGGTCGAGCCATCGGAGGCCGATTGGGTGACGGCGCGGCTATCGGCCGGGCGGGCGATTCAAGTGGTGATCGGTCCGCGTTTGGCTAACGGTGATGAGGTCGGGGCCGGGTAATTCGAGCTGACAAAGCGTCAGTGGCTCGGCCGTGGCGGAAGGACTTCGACGATGCGTACTGCCCGCATGCTTCTCGCTACCGCGACGGCTACGGCCGCACTCGCCATCGCTGCTCCTGGTGCGTTCGCCGCCGCCGCAGGCGACTGGGACAACGACGGCTCTTCCTACAGCTC encodes the following:
- the lnt gene encoding apolipoprotein N-acyltransferase; protein product: MTATATSVDEPEQLDPQSAPASRWARLPRRIAPAAAAVLSGVLLYVGFPPRELWWLAPLALALFGASVHGRRMRAGLGLGFLMSLGFLVPLLSWTGVDVGPLPWLALALAESLVMALAGLGIACVSRLPLWPLWAAGVWIADEALRARFPFGGFPWGKVAFGQPSGLFLPLASLGGTPLLGFAVALCGFGLAALALRLKDVRGVRDRGLAVAAAFTLAPVIGGAVAAPLVSTAAEEGTARVAVIQGNVPRMGLDFNSQRRAVLDYHVRETMKLATKIEAGQVKKPDLVLWPENSSDIDPYVNADAYAEIDKAARAVGAPISVGAVVTAKDGTPRNRQILWDPKTGPGAVYDKRQLQPFGEYMPYRSFFRIFSKDVDRAGNFVAGEKPVVFDMAGTRVGPVTCYEAAFDSVVRDQVEAGAQILSVPSNNATFDRSQMTYQQLAMDRVRAVEHGRAVMVPVTSGVSAIIRPDGSVAQRTGMFVADTLVADVPKRTSLTLATRLGGWPELLLVAIGVGGLGWAAMRSRRSGSAAG
- a CDS encoding glutamate racemase, which codes for MKIALMDSGIGLIAAAAAVRRLRPDADLVLSSDPDGMPWGPRSVQDVTERALAVAEAAAEHRPEALIVACNTASVHALPALRARLEPGIPVIGTVPAIKPAAAGAGPVAIWATPATTGSPYQRGLIRDFADGVEVTEVPCPGLADAVQHADEDAIDRTIAAAAALTPTGVRAVVLGCTHYELVAERIRAAVQQPGVPPLVLHGSAGAVAAQTLRRIGAGPDAESGAQGSLTVILSGRTSALPPAALAYAEGRLLQAAVSHAQ
- a CDS encoding 3-hydroxybutyrate dehydrogenase, with the protein product MTAPNAPLTAPLDLSGRIALVTGAAGGIGRACALRLAAAGAEVRAVDRDREGLDALAGQVGATPGSIEPRVLDLTDLDAAEECAAGADILVNNAGIQLVRPIEEFPPDVFHTVLTVMLEAPFRLIRGALPHMYEQGWGRIVNLSSVHGLRASAFKSAYVAAKHGLEGLSKTTALEGAPHGVTSNCVNPAYVRTPLVEKQIADQAAAHGIPEERVLAEVMLQDSALKRLIEPDEVAEAVAYLCSPRASFITGTSLVLDGGWTAH
- a CDS encoding TerD family protein; protein product: MPMSKGSNVVVPAPAVRIELGWRSGAGVPDADASALLLVAGKVRSDADFVFYNQPAHASGAVRHEGKRSADGQVTDTISVDLARVEPAIENVVLAASADGGTFGQVPGLYIRVLDAADGAEIARYDSADASVETAFVLGELYRRQGAWKFRAVGQGYGTGLAGLAGDYGITVDEPQTPAPTPAPTPAVTPAPAPPVAAPVTAPPPPAAPPQQPVRLTKVTLTKAAPSVSLAKQGGTSGSMRVNLNWEVRKQFKGWGSKLGRAVAQHADLDLDLCALYELTDGRKGVVQALGNAFGALDRPPYIHLDGDDRTGAVSSGENLTINLDHKAELRRVLIFVTIYEGARSFADLHATVTLQPQFGAAVDFSLDECTVPSTVCALALITNTGSDLTVQREARYLVPERGVSPQRTLDHAYGWGMNWTPGRK
- a CDS encoding NUDIX hydrolase, with protein sequence MATPEFIRKIRADVGHQLLVLPGVSAVVFDDDGRVLLGRRADTGRWAVLAGIPEPGEQPAEAAVREVYEETGVECVAERVVLVKTLKPVTYPNGDRCQFTDISFRCRATGGEARVNDDESLEVGWFDRDSLPPLGDFCLLRIKQAASDGPTWFETMSER
- a CDS encoding O-antigen ligase family protein — its product is MSSAAGPSAEYERRNVADAAGVFALGACAAWSLITATARAGRPEGVLLAVLAVAAGYACGRISGALLPMAAPCAAAVAGLGLALTSPHAVPAPDTGSPLGRTGATAALLALSTGAACCAAWAARRPPVRAALFLLAGGTVAAAAVVGSVAGVTACAGVLLCSLASVRMRHHRGLGLAGLGVMTGLVTGLCLALLKGALPSGLSASLEGQLSQHRILLWQDALRQAESDPGLGMGPGRFGELSPTVGETLLPDGKPHSAPLQQAAEQGLVGVCLLAAVFCWLLYVLWRSERSTPVVLTAGAALTALAGLATLGNALSFTTVTAGAGLLAGVATARPWGDEPSDSTTAAPVRVRGGRV
- a CDS encoding helix-turn-helix domain-containing protein; this translates as MSHDPAQSPSGPAGSERPASSAEAPFLELLARGASADAYEQPVLVARAEGEPPGRIDALERAKGLALRVRADLEGRRRREAELSALFETAHDLAGLRDLGAVLQAIVQRARSLLGTDVAYLTLNDPARGDTYMRVTEGSVAARFQQLRLGMGEGLGGLVAQTARPYVTADYAQDVRFKHTRTIDTGVHDEGLVAILGVPLMLGPHVIGVLFAADRRARVFEREQIALLGSFAALAAAAIDTANLLSETREALGELERANEIIRDRGDVIERASDVHDRLAELVLRGGGVHDVAAAVSQVLDGTVEFADAVTAPDKPLDASRADGHAVRDGDDWVAAVAAGGELLGALVLRGHPGLDPVDQRTLERAAMVTSLLLLARRSASEAEQRVRGELLDDLLDARDRDPRLLRERAARLHADLDATHVVLAARLETPGADAEHEAAARRRLWSAASHLAATRHGLAAARDGGTVLLLPLSAADRASDLARRTARHLSSAVHEQVTVGASAPVEDLANRTDTVAAAYAEGQRCLDALRLLGRAGEGAAAEDFGFLGLLLAESRDISGFVERTMGEVVSYDRRRGTDLVRTLDAYFASGMSPARTKDALHVHVNTVAQRLERIGRLLGPDWQSPARALEIQLALRLHRLAGAISG
- a CDS encoding glycosyltransferase, translated to MDAVVWVTAASLAAWVWLLVGQGFFWRTDLRLPPRTDPSEWPSVCVVVPARDEAAVLPKSLPSLLAQDYPGRAEIFLIDDGSTDGTGTLARELARRHGGLPLTVDSPGEPPAGWTGKLWAVRHGIGLARARDPEFLLLTDADIAHEPDSLRELVAAARTGGFDLVSLMARLRVESVWERLVVPAFVYFFAQLYPFRWISTKGSRTAAAAGGCVLLSAEAADRAAIPDSIRHAVIDDVALARAVKGSGGHIWLGLADRVDSVRPYPRLGDLWRMVSRSAYAQLRHNPLLLAGTVAGLALVYLAPPVALVAGLATGHGLAALLGGLAWLLMTATYVPMLRYYAQPLWPAPLLPGTAFLYLLMTVDSAVQHYRGRGAAWKGRTYSRPDPAPERQ